A stretch of Cicer arietinum cultivar CDC Frontier isolate Library 1 chromosome 5, Cicar.CDCFrontier_v2.0, whole genome shotgun sequence DNA encodes these proteins:
- the LOC140920437 gene encoding uncharacterized protein: MAREGVVIHKETENETGNKKFQAELQNLSSIHKLNGKNYLKWSQIVRTFLKGKGMAEHLTDEPPKETDPKFKRWDKEDSIIMAWLWDAMTSEISDTCMFLSTVKKTWKALEETYSKAKDAAQIYDVKVKTVAAKQGNKIVTEYANHLKALWMEMDHYRAIKVKCPADAALLKEYIEQDRVYDFLVGLNSDFDQVRVQILGKEKVPGINEVVAIVRSEESRRGLMLTVPPVESSAMMVDQKKGGGAYWRRKVKECGVPIATSLATLVKNAGN; encoded by the coding sequence ATGGCGAGAGAAGGAGTAGTGATTCATAAAGAAACCGAGAATGAAAcaggaaataaaaaatttcaagcCGAATTGCAAAACCTCTCATCCATTCACAAGTTGAATGGGAAGAACTATTTGAAGTGGTCTCAAATTGTGCGCACTTTTTTGAAAGGTAAAGGGATGGCAGAACACTTAACTGATGAACCCCCCAAAGAAACAGATCCCAAATTTAAGAGGTGGGATAAAGAGGATTCTATAATCATGGCATGGTTATGGGATGCAATGACCTCAGAAATCAGTGACACTTGCATGTTTCTCAGCACTGTGAAGAAGACTTGGAAGGCATTAGAAGAGACTTATTCAAAAGCTAAAGATGCTGCCCAAATATACGATGTGAAGGTGAAAACTGTGGCTGCTAAACAGGGAAACAAGATTGTTACTGAGTATGCAAATCATCTCAAAGCTTTGTGGATGGAAATGGATCATTACAGAGCTATAAAAGTCAAGTGTCCAGCAGATGCAGCATTACTCAAGGAGTATATTGAACAGGATAGAGTCTATGATTTCTTGGTGGGACTCAACTCTGATTTTGATCAAGTTAGAGTGCAAATCCTTGGTAAGGAGAAAGTGCCAGGAATTAATGAAGTAGTGGCTATAGTAAGAAGTGAAGAAAGTAGAAGGGGACTAATGCTGACAGTCCCACCTGTAGAAAGCTCAGCAATGATGGTTGACCAAAAGAAAGGAGGAGGAGCCTATTGGAGAAGAAAGGTGAAGGAGTGTGGTGTACCTATTGCAACAAGCCTCGCCACACTCGTGAAAAATGCTGGAAATTGA